In Pseudobacteroides sp., one DNA window encodes the following:
- the rplK gene encoding 50S ribosomal protein L11: MAKKITGYIKLQIPAGKATPAPPVGPALGQHGVNIMGFCKEFNEKTAKDMGLIIPVVITVYADRSFSFITKTPPAAVLLKKACKIESGSGKPNKEKVAKISKDEVRKIAELKMPDLNAASVEAAISMIAGTARSMGIVVEE; this comes from the coding sequence ATGGCTAAAAAGATAACTGGCTATATTAAACTTCAGATTCCTGCGGGTAAAGCGACTCCGGCTCCACCGGTTGGACCAGCATTAGGACAGCATGGCGTTAACATTATGGGATTTTGTAAAGAGTTTAACGAAAAAACTGCAAAGGATATGGGATTAATAATTCCAGTAGTTATCACAGTATATGCAGACAGATCGTTCTCATTTATTACAAAGACTCCGCCAGCGGCTGTACTATTGAAAAAAGCTTGTAAAATTGAAAGCGGTTCAGGTAAGCCTAACAAGGAAAAAGTTGCTAAAATATCAAAGGATGAAGTAAGGAAAATAGCAGAATTAAAAATGCCTGACCTCAATGCAGCAAGCGTTGAAGCAGCGATTAGCATGATTGCA
- a CDS encoding CvpA family protein, translating into MNWCDLVVIGIILGFAVYGMSKGFIMSVFKLLSFVISLVLAFLLYPYVSKFLMGTALHDKIKEKILDTLILQQSGTLAGAKNAVADKVVESLNVPGFLKDVIKSKFPDPTKLIDLQQINNIISEEMTKIVIYVISMILLYVLVRVILVFAKFILGEISKLPVFKQVDKVGGFAFGGVEGFLTVYIIFTILMIFSAAPSFKGLFDSLEGSVVAKYIFEHNFIFNLLSGKG; encoded by the coding sequence ATGAATTGGTGTGATTTGGTAGTTATAGGAATAATTTTGGGGTTTGCAGTTTATGGTATGTCTAAGGGATTTATTATGAGCGTATTCAAATTGCTGTCTTTTGTAATTTCTTTGGTGCTGGCATTTCTACTCTATCCGTATGTCTCCAAGTTTTTGATGGGAACAGCATTGCATGACAAGATAAAAGAAAAGATACTTGATACCTTGATACTTCAACAGTCAGGAACTTTAGCAGGAGCGAAAAATGCTGTGGCTGACAAAGTGGTGGAAAGCCTGAATGTACCAGGATTCTTAAAGGATGTAATAAAGAGTAAGTTTCCCGACCCTACCAAGCTTATAGATTTACAGCAGATAAATAATATTATAAGTGAAGAAATGACCAAAATCGTAATTTACGTTATAAGCATGATTCTTTTATATGTATTGGTAAGGGTCATACTGGTATTTGCAAAGTTCATACTGGGGGAAATATCAAAGCTGCCAGTCTTCAAACAGGTCGATAAGGTTGGGGGATTTGCATTCGGAGGAGTTGAAGGCTTTCTTACTGTCTATATAATATTTACAATATTAATGATATTCAGTGCGGCACCTAGCTTTAAAGGCCTATTCGATTCTTTGGAAGGTTCAGTTGTAGCTAAATATATCTTTGAGCATAATTTCATATTTAACCTGTTATCAGGAAAGGGATAA
- the secE gene encoding preprotein translocase subunit SecE: MAEEVMKKESKFSNLQKSLTRFFKDVKSELKKVIWPNRTQLTNNTLTVLLACLVIGAIIWAADFGLLKLAGVVFKAR, from the coding sequence ATGGCTGAAGAGGTAATGAAAAAAGAATCAAAGTTTTCAAATTTACAAAAAAGCCTTACCAGATTCTTCAAAGACGTAAAGAGTGAGCTTAAGAAGGTAATTTGGCCAAACAGAACGCAGCTTACAAACAATACGTTGACGGTTTTACTTGCCTGTCTTGTTATAGGAGCTATAATCTGGGCTGCAGATTTTGGTTTGCTTAAATTGGCAGGAGTAGTCTTTAAAGCAAGATAA
- the nusG gene encoding transcription termination/antitermination protein NusG, with amino-acid sequence MSEDAKWYVVHTYSGYENKVKANLEKIVENRSMQEYILDIVVPMEEQIEIKDGKKKATLKKVFPGYVLVKMIMSDESWYVVRNTRGVTGFVGPGSKPVPLTDEEVKAMGVEEFAPVVDYEVGDNVRVVSGPLENFIGLVEEINMEKRKVRVAVSMFGRETPVELELVQISKI; translated from the coding sequence ATGTCAGAAGATGCTAAATGGTATGTAGTTCATACTTATTCCGGATACGAAAATAAGGTTAAGGCAAATTTGGAAAAAATTGTCGAAAATAGGAGTATGCAAGAATACATTCTTGATATTGTTGTTCCGATGGAAGAACAGATTGAAATCAAGGATGGTAAGAAAAAAGCTACTCTCAAAAAAGTATTCCCGGGATATGTATTAGTAAAAATGATTATGTCGGACGAGTCCTGGTATGTTGTTAGAAACACCAGAGGTGTGACCGGGTTTGTCGGTCCGGGTTCTAAGCCTGTTCCGCTCACAGATGAAGAAGTCAAGGCTATGGGAGTTGAAGAGTTCGCACCTGTAGTTGATTACGAAGTCGGTGATAACGTCAGAGTTGTCTCGGGACCACTTGAGAACTTTATTGGTCTTGTTGAAGAAATAAATATGGAAAAACGGAAAGTCCGCGTAGCAGTATCAATGTTTGGAAGAGAGACTCCAGTTGAACTGGAACTTGTCCAAATCAGCAAAATTTAG
- the rpmG gene encoding 50S ribosomal protein L33 has protein sequence MRVKITLACTDCKQRNYNSMKNKKNDPDRLEMKKYCRFCRKHTDHKETK, from the coding sequence ATGAGAGTAAAAATAACATTGGCATGTACTGATTGCAAGCAGAGAAACTACAACTCAATGAAAAATAAAAAGAATGATCCTGATAGACTTGAAATGAAAAAGTACTGCAGATTCTGCAGAAAGCATACTGATCATAAAGAAACAAAATAA
- the ilvB gene encoding biosynthetic-type acetolactate synthase large subunit: MKLTGAQILIECLKEHNVDTIFGFPGGAVLNIYDALYKAKDDIKHVLTSHEQGASHAADGYARATGKVGVCLATSGPGATNLVTGIATAYMDSVPMVAITGQVATSLLGRDSFQEVDITGITMPVTKHNYIVKDVEKLADIVREAFYIAREGRPGPVLVDICKDVTAAEAEYERKTPRTIEERPIGVTEDEIDRAAEIINNAKSPFILAGGGVTIAGANEELLKLSEKCKIPVANTLMGLGSFPGTNELFTGLTGMHGTRTSNLAVSESDLFIAIGARFSDRVISNVKKFAPDAKIMHIDIDPAEIGKNIVVHYPLSGNIKKILKHLISKVDKKKKSEWADKVIAWKKEFPLKYQNDGILRPHYIIDRIYELTKGDAIITTEVGQNQIWAAQIYKYTNQRQFISSGGLGTMGFGLGACIGAQFGRPDKKVINVAGDGSFRMNLTELATAVEYKVPIIVALLNNHVLGMVRQWQELFYDSRFSSTTIDRGTNFVALAEAFGAIGINVTKPEEVDDAIKRALVSKDRPVVINFEIDRDDKVFPIVPPGAPISELIEE, encoded by the coding sequence ATGAAGTTGACCGGGGCACAAATATTAATTGAATGCCTTAAGGAGCACAATGTAGACACCATATTCGGTTTTCCCGGCGGTGCTGTTTTAAATATATATGATGCTTTGTATAAGGCAAAGGATGATATAAAGCATGTGTTGACATCACATGAGCAGGGTGCATCTCATGCGGCTGACGGCTATGCGAGAGCTACAGGCAAAGTGGGAGTATGTCTGGCCACCTCAGGGCCTGGTGCAACAAACCTTGTTACCGGTATAGCAACGGCGTATATGGATTCGGTGCCTATGGTTGCAATTACGGGACAGGTTGCCACAAGTCTTTTGGGAAGAGACTCTTTCCAAGAGGTTGATATAACAGGTATAACAATGCCGGTAACAAAGCATAACTATATTGTTAAGGACGTAGAAAAGCTGGCGGATATAGTCAGGGAAGCATTTTATATAGCAAGGGAAGGAAGGCCGGGACCTGTTCTCGTCGATATATGTAAGGATGTTACTGCGGCGGAGGCGGAATATGAAAGAAAAACGCCAAGGACTATTGAAGAAAGACCTATTGGAGTAACAGAGGATGAAATTGACCGTGCGGCAGAGATTATAAACAATGCAAAGAGTCCCTTTATACTGGCAGGCGGAGGAGTTACCATAGCCGGAGCAAATGAGGAGCTTCTAAAGCTTTCTGAGAAGTGCAAAATACCGGTGGCCAACACATTAATGGGGCTTGGGTCATTCCCGGGAACAAATGAGCTTTTTACAGGTCTCACAGGTATGCATGGCACAAGGACGTCAAATCTTGCAGTATCCGAATCGGATTTGTTCATCGCTATAGGTGCAAGGTTCAGTGACAGGGTTATAAGTAATGTTAAAAAGTTTGCACCTGATGCAAAGATAATGCATATAGATATAGACCCTGCAGAAATAGGCAAAAATATTGTAGTACATTACCCTTTAAGCGGGAATATTAAGAAGATATTAAAACACCTTATATCAAAGGTAGATAAGAAAAAGAAATCTGAATGGGCTGACAAGGTAATAGCCTGGAAAAAGGAATTTCCATTAAAATACCAGAACGATGGTATTTTACGGCCTCACTATATTATTGACAGAATTTATGAGCTCACCAAGGGCGATGCTATAATAACAACAGAGGTTGGCCAGAATCAGATTTGGGCAGCACAGATATACAAATACACAAACCAAAGGCAGTTTATTTCATCAGGTGGTTTGGGAACCATGGGATTCGGCCTCGGTGCATGTATTGGGGCACAGTTCGGCAGACCGGATAAGAAGGTTATCAATGTGGCAGGGGACGGAAGCTTTAGAATGAACCTGACTGAGCTTGCTACTGCAGTTGAATACAAGGTTCCTATAATTGTTGCACTCTTGAATAACCATGTTTTAGGTATGGTGAGACAGTGGCAGGAGCTTTTTTATGACAGCAGATTTTCATCTACAACAATAGATAGAGGTACTAACTTTGTTGCACTGGCGGAGGCATTTGGTGCAATAGGTATTAATGTAACAAAGCCTGAAGAAGTTGATGACGCTATTAAGAGAGCCCTGGTATCAAAAGACAGGCCTGTTGTTATTAATTTTGAAATTGACAGGGATGACAAGGTATTCCCCATAGTTCCGCCAGGAGCACCGATCAGCGAGCTTATTGAGGAATAA
- the ilvD gene encoding dihydroxy-acid dehydratase: MRSDVVKKGIERAPHRSLFKAMGYTDEEIKRPLIGVVNSKSEIVPGHIHLDQIAQAVKAGIRMAGGTPVEFGSIGVCDGIAMGHMGMKYSLATRELIADSCEAMGLAHSFDGMVFIPNCDKIVPGMLMAAARINAPAIVISGGPMLSLNKNGKQLDLNSVFEAVGSYKVGKINEEELCDIENSACPGCGSCSGMFTANSMNCLTEVLGLGLPGNGTIPAVYAERIRLAKMAGMKIMELVEKDIKPSDILTPKAFENALAMDMALGCSTNSVLHLPAIANEVGVEINLDIINEISNKVPNLCKLAPSGHHHIQDLYAAGGVQAVMKELTKKNLLNLDLITVTGKTVGENIEKAKVLDNDVIRDIDNPYSATGGIAILKGNIAPDGAAVKRAGVAAEMLVHKGPARVFDSEDAAIEAIYNGKIVKGDVVIIRYEGPKGGPGMREMLGPTSAIAGMGLDKDVALITDGRFSGATRGASIGHASPEAMEGGPIAAVEEGDIISIDIVNGKLDVDLSDEEIANRLKDWTAPAPKITKGYLGRYSKLVSSASTGAVLSKNV, encoded by the coding sequence ATGAGAAGTGATGTTGTAAAAAAAGGTATAGAAAGAGCACCTCACAGATCTTTGTTTAAAGCAATGGGATATACTGATGAGGAAATTAAACGCCCGCTGATTGGGGTTGTCAACTCAAAAAGTGAGATTGTACCGGGACATATCCATTTAGACCAGATTGCTCAAGCAGTAAAGGCAGGAATAAGGATGGCAGGAGGAACTCCTGTTGAATTTGGTTCAATAGGTGTTTGCGACGGTATTGCAATGGGTCATATGGGAATGAAGTATTCACTGGCAACAAGAGAGTTGATTGCCGATTCCTGCGAAGCAATGGGGCTTGCCCATAGCTTCGACGGAATGGTTTTTATTCCAAATTGTGACAAGATTGTACCTGGAATGCTTATGGCGGCGGCCAGAATAAATGCTCCCGCTATTGTAATAAGCGGTGGCCCCATGCTTTCACTGAACAAAAACGGTAAACAGCTGGATTTAAACAGTGTTTTCGAAGCAGTAGGCTCATATAAGGTAGGTAAAATAAATGAAGAAGAGCTGTGTGATATTGAAAACAGTGCATGTCCAGGGTGCGGATCATGTTCCGGTATGTTTACTGCAAATTCAATGAACTGTCTAACTGAGGTTCTTGGTCTAGGACTCCCGGGCAATGGTACAATACCTGCTGTATATGCCGAAAGAATCAGGCTTGCTAAAATGGCAGGTATGAAAATAATGGAGTTGGTTGAGAAAGATATAAAGCCTTCCGATATATTGACTCCTAAAGCATTTGAGAACGCCCTGGCTATGGATATGGCTCTTGGTTGTTCAACAAATTCAGTGCTTCATTTACCGGCAATAGCAAATGAAGTTGGTGTGGAAATTAACCTTGACATAATAAATGAGATCAGCAATAAGGTACCTAATCTGTGCAAGCTTGCACCATCAGGACACCATCACATACAAGACCTCTATGCTGCTGGAGGGGTACAGGCAGTTATGAAGGAACTAACTAAGAAAAACCTTCTGAATCTGGATTTGATAACTGTTACAGGTAAAACAGTAGGTGAAAATATTGAAAAGGCAAAGGTACTGGACAATGATGTTATAAGAGATATCGACAACCCATACAGTGCTACAGGCGGAATAGCCATACTAAAAGGTAATATAGCTCCCGACGGTGCTGCTGTCAAGCGTGCAGGTGTTGCAGCGGAAATGCTTGTCCACAAAGGTCCTGCAAGGGTGTTTGACTCGGAAGATGCAGCGATTGAAGCCATATATAACGGAAAAATAGTTAAGGGTGATGTTGTAATTATACGGTATGAAGGGCCTAAGGGTGGTCCCGGTATGAGAGAGATGCTCGGTCCTACATCGGCAATTGCAGGTATGGGTCTTGATAAGGATGTAGCACTTATAACGGACGGACGTTTCTCTGGTGCTACAAGAGGTGCTTCCATAGGTCATGCTTCACCTGAAGCTATGGAGGGCGGACCTATAGCAGCTGTAGAGGAAGGGGATATTATTAGCATTGATATAGTAAATGGGAAATTGGATGTTGATCTAAGTGACGAGGAAATTGCAAACAGGCTTAAGGATTGGACTGCTCCGGCTCCCAAGATAACAAAGGGGTACCTTGGAAGGTACTCTAAGCTTGTAAGCTCTGCAAGTACAGGTGCTGTTTTAAGTAAGAATGTATAA